Genomic DNA from Paenibacillus donghaensis:
TTCATAAGAATACGGGCCTCAGCCCTTATGTGTGGGTCGTGTTTTACATCCTGCCTTTCTATTTCATCTTCCGCTCCTCCTCACCTTATCAGGTAGCATCAGGCATTGTAATGATTGTTGTATTTTTCGTCTGTTATGTCCTGTCCTTTGTCTCCAAAGGCTGGCTGGTTTACTTCTGGACAAGTGTGCAGATTGTGGTATCGATTGCGATGACCCTGCTGTTTGGCTATGTTTATTTCTCGCTGTTCCTGGCTTTTTTTATCGGCAATATTCAGAATCGGGCGGGCTTCTTCACCCTGTATTCTATCCATCTGACGACCACGATCATTGCAATCAATTATGAGCTGATCACGCGCAATCCGGTGTTTATCAATCAGCTGCCGTTTGTGCTGGTCAGCATGATTGCTGTGATTCTGTTGCCGATCAGCACCTATAACAAGAACAACCATGACAAGCTGCAGGTGAAGCTGGAGGATGCCAACAAACGGATCTCCGAGCTGGTGAAGATTGAGGAGCGGCAGCGGATCGCCCGTGATCTGCATGACACCCTGGGGCAGAAGCTCTCGCTGATCGGACTCAAAAGTGATCTCGCCAGCAAGCTGGTCCACAAAAACCCTGCCCAGGCCGTCACGGAAATGAATGATGTACGCCAAACGGCTCGCAGTGCGCTTAAGGAGGTGCGGGAGATGGTCACGCAGATGCGCGGCATCCGGCTGGAGGATGAGATCATCCGCGTAAAGCAGCTGCTGGCGGCGGCAGAGATTGAGTTCGAGCTGGAAGGCAATCCGAAGCTGACCAACACGTCTCTGATTACCGAAAATGTTGTCAGCATGTGCATTAAGGAGGCAGTCACCAATGTGGTGAGACACAGCGGGGCGGAAACCTGCCGCATCCTGATCGAGCCGTCGCGTACCGAGCTGACGATCCGGATCAAGGACAACGGCGCCGGGATTCCCGGCAACAATATATATGCTAAAGGCCATGGCCTGCAAGGAATGAGAGAACGTCTTGAATTTGTAAATGGCAGCATGGATATTCAACGTGATCAAGGCACGACACTCGTAATTAAAGTGCCCAACGTCTTCCAGCAGCCGGAACCGGAGGTAGTTATATAATGATAACCATAGTTATTGCTGAGGATCAGCGGATGCTGCTCGGTGCACTGGCATCTCTCTTGGACCTGGAGGAAGATATGAAGGTAGTCGGCCGGGCCAGCAACGGGGAAGAGGCGGTCAAGCTGGTGGAGCAGCTTCATCCCGATATCTGTATTATGGATATCGAGATGCCGGCCATGAGCGGGCTGGAGGCGGCGGAAGCACTGAAGCAGTCAGGCTGCAAAACGATGATTCTGACCACGTTTGCCCGGGCCGGTTATTTCGAACGGGCGGTGAAAGCGGGCGTGCATGCTTATTTGCTCAAGGACAGCCCAAGCGAGGAGCTGGCGCTGTCCATCCGCAGTGTGATGGCCGGACGGCGGATGTATGCCCCTGAGCTGATGGATGAAGCGTACAGCGGTGAGACGAACCCGCTGACCCAGCGGGAGAAGGAAGTGCTCGGCCTGATCGCCGACGGAAAGAACACGAAGGAGATCGCCAGCGAGTTGTATATCACCACCGGCACGGTCCGCAACTATATCTCCGTGATTCTCGACAAGCTGGATGTAGGTAACCGGATCGAAGCCATTACCCGGTTCAAGGAAAAGGGCTGGTTTAAGTGACTGGATAGCAGCTTGGCCTGAGCATGACGAAATGGCTGGAAACCCGGGCAACCGGGATTTCCAGCCATTTCAAGTCTGACGCTAACCTTTGGCATCCGGCTCGAAGAGTCCTTCTCTCTGCAGAAGCTTGTCCAGGAACGCAAACACGCCGCTGAGGATGGATAATGTAATGACATAAGACTTCGATACAGCCACTCCCTGCAGAATGGAACTGTCGCACAGCAGGAATAATACATACGCCGCTACCGAGCATACAAGAAATGAGCTGATTTCCGGGAATAGATGAGCACGAACACCATAAAGACAGCCATCCAGGTATAGAAGTACACCGGCAGCCTCCCGGTGAATAAATCACTCAG
This window encodes:
- a CDS encoding sensor histidine kinase, with protein sequence MQKWHHIFHKNTGLSPYVWVVFYILPFYFIFRSSSPYQVASGIVMIVVFFVCYVLSFVSKGWLVYFWTSVQIVVSIAMTLLFGYVYFSLFLAFFIGNIQNRAGFFTLYSIHLTTTIIAINYELITRNPVFINQLPFVLVSMIAVILLPISTYNKNNHDKLQVKLEDANKRISELVKIEERQRIARDLHDTLGQKLSLIGLKSDLASKLVHKNPAQAVTEMNDVRQTARSALKEVREMVTQMRGIRLEDEIIRVKQLLAAAEIEFELEGNPKLTNTSLITENVVSMCIKEAVTNVVRHSGAETCRILIEPSRTELTIRIKDNGAGIPGNNIYAKGHGLQGMRERLEFVNGSMDIQRDQGTTLVIKVPNVFQQPEPEVVI
- a CDS encoding response regulator transcription factor; its protein translation is MITIVIAEDQRMLLGALASLLDLEEDMKVVGRASNGEEAVKLVEQLHPDICIMDIEMPAMSGLEAAEALKQSGCKTMILTTFARAGYFERAVKAGVHAYLLKDSPSEELALSIRSVMAGRRMYAPELMDEAYSGETNPLTQREKEVLGLIADGKNTKEIASELYITTGTVRNYISVILDKLDVGNRIEAITRFKEKGWFK
- a CDS encoding DUF5823 family protein gives rise to the protein MDGCLYGVRAHLFPEISSFLVCSVAAYVLFLLCDSSILQGVAVSKSYVITLSILSGVFAFLDKLLQREGLFEPDAKG
- a CDS encoding DUF5823 family protein, with amino-acid sequence MSSTNLWFNLALHILKTVFQSLSDLFTGRLPVYFYTWMAVFMVFVLIYSRKSAHFLYAR